In Mytilus edulis chromosome 4, xbMytEdul2.2, whole genome shotgun sequence, the following proteins share a genomic window:
- the LOC139520793 gene encoding uncharacterized protein isoform X1, which yields MKPPKRLRKPKGIAGKSPNKKKKTQGTRPELAGVTDKETVPFQVDIGSISVASGSDQPNLAPVDQTPGQHMAYVMAGNDQHQVPRQPTTGALETTLLGPAKRGKDYELYSLGYSPICVNEVEESLKFYPYKVIANELIHGLRFGFKLQYSGSRLPVNANNSKSVTIHADLVREKINKEITLGRMAGPFDHPSLPTLRISPIFLAEKKNGDYRLIHNLSYPLHNSVNDFIDEKYCSVQYSGIDDAVRLVQNIGIAGKLSKSDVKSAFRLLRVSPSDFDQLGFIFDGKYYFDRCLPQGASISCSLFEKFSTALHWVTELTKEIQIYFIT from the exons ATGAAGCCACCAAAAAGACTAAGAAAACCTAAGGGGATTGCCGGGAAATCaccaaataaaaagaagaaaacacaAGGGACCAGACCAGAACTAGCGGGAGTAACGGACAAGGAGACGGTACCATTTCAGGTCGATATAGGCAGCATTTCTGTGGCCAGTGGCAGTGACCAACCTAACCTTGCGCCAGTTGACCAAACCCCAGGACAACATATGGCTTATGTGATGGCCGGAAATGACCAACACCAAGTACCTAGACAACCTACTACCG GTGCTCTGGAAACCACCCTATTGGGGCCTGCAAAAAGAGGTAAGGATTACGAGTTGTACTCTTTGGGATACTCCCCTATTTGTGTGAATGAAGTAGAAGAATCTTTAAAATTTTATCCGTATAAGGTAATAGCAAACGAACTTATACATGGTCTTCGATTTggttttaaattacaatattccgGTTCACGTTTACCTGTTAATGCAAACAATTCAAAAAGTGTGACTATTCATGCAGATCTTGttagagaaaaaataaataaagagatTACTCTAGGTAGAATGGCCGGTCCTTTTGACCACCCCTCTTTGCCAACTCTACGCATTTCTCCTATATTTTTGGCCGAAAAGAAGAACGGGGACTACCGTTTAATTCATAATCTTTCCTATCCCCTACATAACTCTGTGAATGACTTTATAGATGAGAAATATTGCTCTGTGCAGTATTCGGGTATTGACGACGCTGTTCGTTTGGTCCAAAATATAGGAATAGCCGGAAAACTTTCAAAGTCCGACGTTAAGAGTGCATTTCGTTTATTAAGGGTTTCACCTTCTGATTTTGACCAGTTGGGTTTCATTTTTGATGGTAAATATTATTTTGATCGTTGTTTACCACAGGGAGCCTCAATCAGCTGTTCGCTCTTTGAAAAGTTCTCAACAGCGCTTCATTGGGTTACGGAACTTACCAAAGAAATTCAAATATACTTCATTACCTAG